Proteins encoded by one window of Burkholderia plantarii:
- a CDS encoding H-NS histone family protein, with the protein MSSYKDLLAQREKLEKQIEEAKAKEYADVLNDVKQKISDYGFSLAELGLSRAKAAKAGRARAGVAAKYRDPESGATWSGRGKPPRWIAGKNRDQFTI; encoded by the coding sequence ATGTCTTCTTACAAGGACCTTCTCGCGCAGCGAGAAAAGCTGGAGAAGCAAATCGAGGAAGCCAAGGCGAAGGAATATGCCGATGTCCTCAACGACGTCAAACAGAAGATCTCGGATTACGGCTTCTCGCTGGCCGAACTCGGTCTGAGCCGCGCCAAGGCGGCCAAGGCTGGCCGGGCACGTGCCGGTGTCGCCGCGAAGTATCGCGATCCGGAATCGGGCGCAACCTGGTCTGGCCGCGGCAAACCGCCGCGCTGGATCGCCGGCAAGAATCGCGATCAATTCACGATCTGA
- a CDS encoding cation diffusion facilitator family transporter: MSTFPADNLDAEKHAVARKTTWVSIALNVVLTILQIAVGLIAHSQALIADGVHSLSDLVSDFVVLLANRHSGAKPDADHNYGHSRYETVASLLLGAILIAVGVGMLWRAGDRLVEHAAIPAVHASALAVAGLVVVFKEGLFRYMLAEARRVRSAMLVANAWHARSDAASSLVVAIGVVGSLAGVRLLDPIAAAIVGFMVARMGWSFGWEALQDLSDRALDAKAEAEIRALLSATPGVRDIHELRTRKMGDAALVDAHILVDPMISASEGHFIAETARARLLGDVRVLDALIHVDTENDQIWLKPALALPPRSEIAPRIEAVLGESGLRATAVQLHYLSGGLEIDLTLAAGTPALTDLDAAALRERLGVRRIGIACDMASAGAHGAS, from the coding sequence ATGTCCACATTTCCCGCCGACAATCTCGACGCCGAAAAACATGCCGTCGCCCGCAAGACCACCTGGGTCAGTATTGCGCTCAACGTCGTTCTTACAATATTACAAATAGCTGTCGGACTTATCGCCCATTCGCAGGCATTGATTGCGGATGGCGTACATTCCTTATCCGACCTCGTATCGGATTTCGTGGTGTTGCTGGCCAATCGGCATAGTGGCGCGAAGCCGGATGCCGACCATAATTACGGACACAGCCGTTATGAAACGGTCGCCTCGTTATTGCTGGGCGCGATCCTGATTGCGGTCGGCGTCGGCATGCTGTGGCGCGCCGGCGACCGGCTCGTGGAGCACGCCGCGATTCCGGCCGTGCACGCGAGCGCGCTCGCCGTCGCCGGGCTGGTGGTGGTGTTCAAGGAAGGACTGTTTCGCTACATGCTCGCCGAGGCGCGGCGCGTGCGTTCGGCGATGCTGGTCGCGAACGCCTGGCACGCGCGCTCCGACGCGGCCTCGTCGCTGGTCGTCGCGATCGGCGTGGTCGGCAGCCTGGCCGGCGTGCGGCTGCTCGATCCGATCGCCGCCGCGATCGTCGGCTTCATGGTCGCGCGAATGGGCTGGAGCTTCGGCTGGGAGGCGCTGCAGGATCTGTCCGATCGCGCGCTCGACGCGAAGGCCGAGGCCGAGATCCGCGCGCTGCTGAGCGCGACGCCCGGCGTGCGCGACATCCACGAGCTGCGCACGCGCAAGATGGGCGATGCGGCGCTCGTCGACGCGCACATCCTCGTCGATCCGATGATTTCGGCCTCCGAAGGGCATTTCATCGCGGAGACGGCGAGGGCGCGCCTGCTCGGCGACGTGCGCGTGCTCGACGCGCTGATCCACGTCGATACCGAGAACGACCAGATCTGGCTGAAGCCGGCGCTCGCGCTGCCGCCGCGCAGCGAGATCGCGCCGAGGATCGAGGCGGTGCTGGGCGAATCGGGCCTGCGCGCCACCGCCGTGCAGCTGCATTACCTGAGCGGCGGGCTCGAGATCGACCTGACGCTGGCCGCCGGTACGCCGGCTCTCACCGATCTCGACGCGGCCGCGCTGCGCGAGCGGCTCGGCGTGAGACGGATCGGTATCGCGTGCGACATGGCCTCGGCCGGCGCGCACGGCGCGTCGTAG
- a CDS encoding Lrp/AsnC family transcriptional regulator, which translates to MILDSFSQKILRLLQLDARRSVQEISDQVGLSSTPCWRRIKDMEQSGVIQRYTALLDREKLGLHVCALAHVHLTRHNEGGVEQFEREIATCPEVTECYSTTGEADYILKIVAPDIKAYDVFLHERIFKIPAVSQVRTSVVLREIKFDTQLPL; encoded by the coding sequence GTGATACTCGATTCTTTTTCGCAGAAAATTCTTCGCCTGTTGCAGCTCGACGCGCGCCGCTCGGTCCAGGAGATTTCCGACCAGGTCGGCCTGTCGAGCACGCCGTGCTGGCGACGCATCAAGGACATGGAGCAATCGGGCGTGATCCAGCGCTACACGGCGCTGCTCGACCGCGAAAAGCTCGGCCTGCATGTCTGCGCGCTCGCCCACGTGCATCTGACGCGCCACAACGAGGGCGGCGTCGAGCAGTTCGAACGCGAGATCGCGACCTGCCCCGAAGTGACCGAGTGCTACAGCACCACCGGCGAGGCCGACTACATCCTCAAGATCGTCGCGCCCGACATCAAGGCCTACGACGTGTTCCTGCACGAGCGCATCTTCAAGATCCCGGCCGTCTCGCAGGTCCGCACGAGCGTCGTGCTGCGCGAGATCAAGTTCGATACCCAGTTGCCGCTCTGA
- a CDS encoding exonuclease — MSSEIYVSTDVEADGPIPGPHSMLSFASAAYTEDKQLIATFSANLETLPGAAAHPVQEAWWKTQPEAWAACRQDLQAPEAALVAYVEWVEALPGKPVFVAMPAGFDFTFMFWYMMRFTGRCPFSWSALDIKTLAFALTGLPYRKAIKPRFPKHWFDDHPHTHVALDDAIEQGALFCNMLAELRVRQAAFAAGTGAANAPADAAGEDEPS; from the coding sequence ATGAGCAGCGAGATCTACGTCAGCACCGACGTCGAGGCCGACGGCCCGATTCCCGGTCCGCATTCGATGCTGAGCTTCGCCTCGGCCGCCTATACCGAAGACAAGCAGCTGATCGCGACCTTCTCGGCGAACCTCGAGACGCTGCCCGGCGCCGCCGCGCATCCGGTGCAGGAAGCCTGGTGGAAGACGCAGCCCGAGGCCTGGGCCGCGTGCCGCCAGGACCTGCAGGCGCCCGAGGCGGCGCTGGTCGCCTACGTCGAGTGGGTCGAGGCGCTGCCCGGCAAGCCGGTGTTCGTGGCGATGCCGGCCGGCTTCGATTTCACGTTCATGTTCTGGTACATGATGCGCTTCACGGGGCGCTGCCCGTTCTCGTGGTCGGCGCTCGACATCAAGACGCTCGCGTTCGCGCTGACCGGCCTGCCCTATCGCAAGGCGATCAAGCCGCGCTTCCCGAAGCACTGGTTCGACGATCATCCGCACACGCACGTCGCGCTTGATGACGCGATCGAGCAGGGTGCGCTGTTCTGCAACATGCTCGCCGAGCTGCGCGTGCGGCAGGCCGCGTTCGCCGCCGGCACGGGCGCCGCGAACGCCCCGGCCGACGCGGCCGGCGAGGACGAGCCAAGCTGA
- a CDS encoding MBL fold metallo-hydrolase, producing the protein MKVTLIPVTPFQQNCSLIVCEQTGRAAVVDPGGDLERIREQVEQQGVQVEKVLVTHGHVDHCAGAKALAEHYGVPIEGPQEDERFWIEQLPSQSERFGFGGRAEAFEPDRWLTDGDTVTVGGETLEVYHCPGHTPGHVVFFSRAHRLAIVGDVLFAGSIGRTDFPRGNHEDLVRSIREKLWPLGDDVTFVPGHGPVSTFGDERSTNPFVADRRFG; encoded by the coding sequence ATGAAAGTCACGCTGATTCCCGTCACGCCGTTCCAGCAGAACTGCTCGCTGATCGTCTGCGAACAGACCGGCAGGGCCGCCGTCGTCGATCCCGGCGGCGATCTCGAACGCATCCGCGAACAGGTCGAGCAACAGGGCGTGCAGGTCGAGAAGGTGCTCGTCACGCACGGCCACGTCGATCACTGCGCGGGAGCGAAGGCGCTCGCCGAGCACTATGGCGTGCCGATCGAGGGGCCGCAGGAGGACGAGCGGTTCTGGATCGAGCAGTTGCCCTCGCAAAGCGAGCGCTTCGGCTTCGGCGGCCGGGCCGAGGCCTTCGAGCCCGACCGCTGGCTCACGGACGGCGACACGGTGACGGTGGGCGGCGAGACGCTCGAGGTCTATCACTGCCCGGGCCATACGCCGGGCCACGTGGTGTTCTTCAGCCGCGCGCACCGGCTCGCGATCGTCGGCGACGTGCTGTTCGCCGGCTCGATCGGGCGCACCGATTTCCCGCGCGGCAACCATGAGGATCTGGTGCGCTCGATCCGCGAGAAGCTCTGGCCGCTCGGCGACGACGTCACGTTCGTGCCGGGCCACGGCCCGGTATCGACGTTCGGCGACGAGCGCTCGACCAACCCGTTCGTGGCGGACCGGAGGTTCGGATGA
- a CDS encoding septal ring lytic transglycosylase RlpA family protein has protein sequence MKFRLPRQLGSVVMVVALTGCAMPPNPASEQAADNDNPAKNALRTTAAAQADDANGKQDDFDSALATMPAAGTDDASRASLANAKPIDAADVSDFRQTGRASWYGRAFHGRRTANGDRFDMNELTAAHRTLPLSSYVKVINQTNGKSVVVKINDRGPFKRGRVLDLSYAAAKVIGLVRSGTASVKIVGLSAEQARIARDEMVASTSQTH, from the coding sequence ATGAAATTTCGATTGCCGAGGCAACTCGGTTCAGTAGTGATGGTGGTAGCGCTCACCGGGTGCGCGATGCCGCCGAATCCGGCCTCCGAGCAGGCGGCCGACAACGACAACCCGGCGAAGAACGCACTTCGCACCACGGCGGCCGCCCAGGCGGACGACGCGAACGGCAAGCAGGACGACTTCGATTCGGCGCTGGCGACGATGCCGGCGGCCGGCACCGACGACGCGTCGCGCGCCTCGCTGGCGAACGCGAAGCCGATCGACGCGGCCGACGTGTCCGACTTCCGCCAGACCGGCCGGGCGTCGTGGTACGGCCGCGCGTTCCATGGCCGGCGCACCGCCAACGGCGACCGCTTCGACATGAACGAGCTGACCGCCGCGCATCGCACGCTGCCGCTGTCCTCGTACGTGAAGGTCATCAACCAGACCAACGGCAAGTCCGTGGTGGTGAAGATCAACGATCGCGGGCCGTTCAAGCGCGGCCGCGTGCTCGACCTGTCGTATGCGGCCGCGAAGGTGATCGGCCTCGTGCGCTCGGGCACCGCGAGCGTGAAGATCGTCGGCCTCTCTGCCGAGCAGGCGCGGATTGCACGCGACGAGATGGTCGCGTCGACCTCGCAGACGCACTGA
- the rsmI gene encoding 16S rRNA (cytidine(1402)-2'-O)-methyltransferase — MTSLPELAQTQHYPAGTLYVVATPIGNAADITLRALHVLTLVDRIAAEDTRNTGQLLARYGISKPLVAVHEHNEREAAGRLVEQLRAGERIAYVSDAGTPGISDPGAKLVDAVRAAGLPIVPLPGANAAATALSIAGDWAGPFTFAGFLPPKAKQRAAALAALKAHRYALVFYEAPHRIVETIDALADAFGPQRRVLIARELTKLHEDVFEGTLAEGPTWLAGDPNRQRGEFAVVVEGAGAPSEDDDPHAHDALLTLLLSEVPVKSAAKLAAALTGTSRSTLYARALELKEEED; from the coding sequence ATGACTTCCCTCCCCGAACTCGCGCAAACGCAGCATTACCCCGCCGGCACGCTCTATGTGGTCGCGACGCCGATCGGCAACGCGGCCGACATCACGCTGCGCGCGCTGCACGTGCTCACGCTCGTCGACCGGATCGCCGCCGAGGACACGCGCAACACCGGGCAGCTGCTCGCGCGCTACGGCATCTCGAAGCCGCTCGTCGCGGTCCATGAACACAACGAACGCGAAGCGGCCGGCCGCCTCGTCGAGCAGTTGCGCGCGGGCGAGCGGATCGCCTATGTGTCCGACGCCGGCACGCCCGGCATCTCGGACCCGGGCGCGAAGCTGGTGGACGCGGTGCGCGCGGCCGGCCTGCCGATCGTGCCGCTGCCCGGCGCGAACGCGGCCGCGACGGCGCTCAGCATCGCCGGCGACTGGGCCGGCCCGTTCACGTTCGCGGGCTTCCTGCCGCCGAAGGCGAAACAACGCGCGGCGGCACTCGCGGCGCTGAAGGCGCACCGCTACGCGCTGGTGTTCTACGAGGCGCCGCACCGGATCGTCGAGACGATCGACGCGCTCGCCGACGCGTTCGGCCCGCAGCGACGCGTGCTGATCGCCCGTGAGCTGACCAAGTTACATGAGGACGTGTTCGAGGGCACCCTGGCCGAAGGGCCAACGTGGCTGGCCGGCGACCCGAACCGGCAGCGCGGCGAGTTCGCGGTGGTGGTGGAAGGCGCGGGCGCGCCGAGCGAAGACGACGATCCGCACGCACACGACGCGCTGCTGACGCTGCTGCTCTCGGAAGTACCGGTGAAGAGCGCGGCGAAGCTGGCCGCCGCGCTGACGGGCACGTCGCGCAGCACGCTCTACGCGCGCGCGCTCGAACTGAAGGAAGAGGAAGACTGA
- a CDS encoding YraN family protein — protein MDGADNFSGRPGSKRIGERFEWQARRFLEGERLAFVASNLVVRGGELDLVMRERDGTLVFVEVRARRHGRHGGALASVGLHKRRRIVQAACVIWARLGGACACRFDVVGFEAGRLVWLRDAFRADDV, from the coding sequence ATGGACGGCGCCGACAACTTTTCCGGCCGTCCCGGGTCGAAGCGCATTGGCGAGCGCTTCGAATGGCAGGCGCGACGTTTCCTCGAAGGCGAGCGTCTCGCGTTCGTCGCGTCGAACCTCGTGGTGCGCGGCGGCGAGCTCGATCTCGTGATGCGCGAGCGCGACGGCACGCTGGTGTTCGTCGAGGTGCGCGCGCGCCGGCACGGCCGCCACGGCGGCGCGCTCGCGAGCGTGGGACTGCACAAGCGGCGGCGCATCGTGCAGGCGGCGTGCGTGATCTGGGCGCGGCTCGGCGGTGCATGCGCGTGCCGCTTCGACGTGGTCGGCTTCGAGGCCGGGCGGCTCGTCTGGCTGCGCGACGCGTTCCGTGCCGACGACGTCTAG
- a CDS encoding SIS domain-containing protein — protein sequence MSVERIQQHIRDNATLVHEVLDALSLPIAAAVDAMFMALANGNKILACGDGPSAAPAERLANALVGGFERERPSLPGLALATDASRAGPFTGGEAADHIFAQQVRALGQTGDVLLVIDPSGDSPRALAAAAEAREREMTVIALTGSGGELVSALSDTDIHIGVPSERALRIQEIHLLTIHCLCDGIDAMLLGED from the coding sequence ATGTCAGTCGAACGTATTCAGCAACATATCCGCGACAACGCAACGCTCGTCCACGAGGTGCTCGATGCGCTGTCGCTGCCGATCGCGGCCGCCGTCGACGCGATGTTCATGGCGCTCGCGAACGGCAACAAGATCCTTGCCTGCGGCGATGGCCCGTCGGCCGCGCCGGCCGAACGGCTCGCGAACGCGCTGGTCGGCGGTTTCGAACGCGAACGGCCCAGCCTGCCGGGCCTCGCGCTCGCCACCGATGCGAGCCGTGCCGGCCCGTTCACGGGCGGCGAGGCGGCCGATCACATTTTTGCGCAACAGGTGCGCGCGCTCGGCCAGACCGGCGACGTGCTGCTCGTGATCGATCCGTCCGGCGATTCGCCGCGCGCGCTGGCCGCGGCCGCCGAGGCGCGCGAGCGCGAGATGACGGTGATCGCGCTGACCGGCAGCGGCGGCGAGCTCGTGAGCGCGCTGTCCGACACCGACATTCATATCGGCGTGCCGTCCGAGCGGGCGCTGCGCATCCAGGAAATCCACCTGCTGACCATCCACTGCCTGTGCGACGGCATCGACGCGATGCTGCTGGGCGAAGACTGA
- a CDS encoding BON domain-containing protein gives MNTSRVGPALVRTTLVIALSAGLAATLQGCVLAFAGAAAGGGALIATDRRTLGAQTEDREIQVKAASQIKSGLPDEAHVNVTVFNRRVLLTGEVPNDASKQRAEEIVRAINNVNAIVNELAVAPASSLTDRTNDSYLEGRVKTALIAEKGISANNFKVVCERGSIYLLGLVTVDEGNIGADVASRVPGVVQVVKVFQYIKPMDAPGLATSSAPVSDAGAAQPAPAVDVGPTVGAVPDSSVTSAPLQSPAPVSSSPNVHPGNAKAGGQ, from the coding sequence ATGAATACGAGCCGCGTCGGACCCGCGCTTGTGAGAACCACGCTGGTGATCGCGCTGTCGGCGGGCCTTGCCGCCACGCTGCAGGGATGCGTGCTGGCCTTCGCAGGCGCGGCCGCGGGAGGCGGCGCCCTGATTGCAACCGATCGTCGCACGCTGGGCGCGCAGACCGAGGATCGCGAGATCCAGGTCAAGGCGGCCTCGCAGATCAAGAGCGGCCTGCCCGACGAAGCGCATGTGAACGTGACCGTCTTCAACCGCCGCGTGCTGCTGACGGGCGAGGTGCCGAACGACGCGTCGAAGCAGCGCGCCGAGGAGATCGTCCGCGCGATCAACAACGTCAACGCGATCGTCAACGAGCTCGCGGTCGCGCCGGCCAGCTCGCTGACGGACCGCACCAACGACTCGTATCTCGAAGGCCGCGTGAAGACCGCGCTGATCGCCGAGAAGGGCATTTCCGCGAACAACTTCAAGGTGGTCTGCGAGCGCGGCAGCATCTATCTGCTCGGGCTGGTGACGGTCGACGAGGGCAACATCGGCGCCGACGTGGCGAGCCGCGTGCCCGGCGTCGTGCAGGTCGTGAAGGTGTTCCAGTACATCAAGCCGATGGATGCGCCGGGCCTCGCCACCTCGAGCGCGCCGGTCAGCGACGCCGGCGCCGCGCAGCCGGCGCCGGCCGTGGACGTCGGGCCGACCGTCGGCGCCGTGCCCGATTCGAGCGTGACCTCGGCACCGCTGCAGTCGCCGGCGCCGGTGTCGAGCTCGCCGAACGTCCATCCGGGCAACGCGAAGGCGGGTGGCCAATGA
- a CDS encoding c-type cytochrome has protein sequence MSVRIERLGGRRLVALAATAAIAAAVLAAPAARAADDGLRVARGNACMGCHAVDRKLVGPSFKDVAARYKNDPAAADKLAKKIRDGGSGVWGVIPMPAHPGMSDADIKSVVRWVLAGAPSN, from the coding sequence ATGAGCGTGCGTATCGAACGGCTGGGTGGCCGGCGCCTCGTCGCGCTTGCCGCGACGGCGGCCATCGCCGCCGCGGTGCTGGCCGCGCCGGCCGCGCGGGCCGCCGACGACGGCCTGCGCGTGGCGCGCGGCAACGCCTGCATGGGCTGCCACGCGGTCGACCGCAAGCTGGTCGGGCCGTCGTTCAAGGACGTGGCCGCACGCTACAAAAACGATCCGGCTGCCGCGGACAAGCTCGCGAAGAAGATTCGCGACGGCGGCTCGGGCGTGTGGGGCGTGATTCCGATGCCGGCCCATCCCGGCATGAGCGATGCCGACATCAAGTCGGTCGTCAGATGGGTGCTGGCGGGCGCGCCGTCGAACTGA
- a CDS encoding Arm DNA-binding domain-containing protein, producing MPLTDVEIRNARPREKAYRLADGAGMYLEVSPAGGKYWRLKYRIAGFMPVVASPMWPAASFFLDCGASMPSEFS from the coding sequence ATGCCCCTTACCGACGTTGAGATTCGCAACGCGCGGCCGCGCGAGAAAGCCTACCGTCTTGCAGACGGCGCTGGTATGTACCTAGAAGTGTCGCCTGCCGGAGGGAAGTACTGGCGACTCAAGTACCGCATCGCTGGATTTATGCCTGTCGTTGCGTCTCCAATGTGGCCGGCCGCTAGTTTTTTCCTCGATTGCGGCGCTTCGATGCCTTCTGAATTTTCCTGA